In Cucurbita pepo subsp. pepo cultivar mu-cu-16 unplaced genomic scaffold, ASM280686v2 Cp4.1_scaffold000134, whole genome shotgun sequence, the following proteins share a genomic window:
- the LOC111783918 gene encoding granule-bound starch synthase 1, chloroplastic/amyloplastic-like — MASMGAVTVSNFVSRSSLISSHGATGSETKTSLSQVGLKYRVETHKGLKSLNNLDVLRKKTPAASAICRSASRGTDGLGRTAAKIVCEQGMNIVLVAAEVTPWSKTGGLGDVLGGLPPALAARGHRVMTIAPRYDQYKDSWDTDVTAEVKVGDQMFTIRFFHCYKRGVDRVFVDHPIFLQKVWGKTKSKLYGPNAGVDYEDNQLRFSLLCQAALLAPLVLNLNSSKFFSGPYGEDVVFVANDWHTALLPCYLKTMYQAKGIYKSAKVAFCIHNIAYQGRFAFSDFSLLNLPDQFKSSFDFTDGYEKPVKGRKINWMKAGILESDSVFTVSPYYAQELVSGIDRGVELHTILRLTTVTGILNGMDVQEWNPTTDKYIPIKFNAETVEEGKALLKEALQAEVGLPVDRNIPLVGFIGRLEEQKGSDILSAAIPMFINEDVQLVVLGTGKKYLERQLEELEIKYPDKARGVAKFNVPLAHLINAAADFLMIPSRFEPCGLIQLQAMPYGTIPLVSTTGGLADTVIDGYTGLQMGAFSVECETVAPADAAAIAKTVVRALSLFSTAAHKDMIQNCMAQDFSWKGPAKLWEESLLGLGVDNSQPGREGEEIAPLAKENVATP, encoded by the exons ATGGCGTCAATGGGAGCGGTGACTGTTTCCAATTTTGTGTCGAGGAGCTCCCTCATCTCTAGTCATGGGGCTACAGGCTCAGAGACCAAAACGAGCCTGTCGCAGGTCGGACTGAAGTACCGT GTAGAAACTCACAAGGGGTTGAAATCCTTGAACAATTTGGATGTGCTACGGAAGAAAACCCCTGCTGCAAGTGCTATTTGCAGGAGTGCCAGTAGGGGAACTGATGGACTCGGTAGAACTGCTGCGAAAATTGTGTGTGAACAAGGGATGAACATAGTGCTTGTGGCTGCTGAAGTTACTCCATGGAGCAAAACTGGTGGGCTGGGTGATGTTCTTGGAGGATTGCCTCCAGCATTGGCT GCTAGAGGACATCGTGTCATGACGATAGCTCCTCGCTATGACCAGTACAAAGATTCTTGGGACACTGATGTAACAGCCGAG GTAAAAGTTGGGGATCAAATGTTTACTATACGGTTTTTCCATTGCTACAAACGAGGAGTTGATCGAGTATTTGTTGATCACCCAATATTTCTTCAAAAG GTTTGGGGCAAAACTAAGTCTAAACTATATGGGCCTAATGcgggagtggattatgaggACAATCAGTTGCGGTTTAGCCTGTTGTGTCAG GCTGCTCTGTTGGCGCCTTTGGTTCTAAATTTGAACAGCAGCAAGTTCTTTTCAGGACCATATG GGGAGGATGTTGTATTCGTTGCCAATGATTGGCACACAGCTCTTCTTCCATGCTACTTGAAAACCATGTATCAAGCAAAGGGTATTTATAAAAGTGCCAAG GTTGCTTTCTGCATTCACAATATTGCTTATCAAGGCAGATTTGCTTTCTCAGACTTTTCCCTTCTGAATCTGCCTGATCAATTCAAGAGTTCCTTTGACTTTACTGATGG GTATGAAAAGCCTGTGAAGGGAAGAAAAATCAACTGGATGAAGGCTGGAATATTGGAATCTGACAGTGTTTTCACTGTTAGTCCATATTATGCCCAGGAACTTGTTTCGGGAATTGATCGGGGTGTTGAATTGCATACCATTCTTCGTTTGACGACCGTTACGGGTATATTGAATGGCATGGATGTTCAGGAGTGGAACCCTACAACTGACAAATACATTCCCATCAAGTTCAATGCTGAAACC GTTGAGGAAGGAAAAGCGCTTCTGAAAGAAGCTCTTCAAGCGGAAGTTGGGTTGCCCGTTGACAGGAACATCCCTTTGGTAGGATTTATTGGTAGACTCGAAGAGCAAAAGGGATCTGATATCCTATCAGCAGCTATTCCAATGTTCATTAATGAAGATGTTCAATTGGTGGTTCTA GGAACTGGCAAGAAGTATTTAGAGCGACAACTTGAAGAGCTAGAGATAAAATATCCTGACAAAGCTAGAGGGGTGGCAAAGTTCAACGTTCCTTTAGCACATCTCATAAATGCAGCTGCTGATTTCTTGATGATTCCAAGTCGATTCGAACCCTGTGGTCTCATCCAGTTGCAAGCTATGCCTTACGGAACC aTTCCCTTGGTAAGCACAACTGGTGGTCTCGCCGACACTGTTATCGACGGTTATACAGGTCTCCAAATGGGCGCGTTCAGCGTTGAA TGTGAAACTGTTGCTCCAGCTGATGCAGCAGCAATTGCTAAAACTGTCGTAAGAGCTCTATCACTCTTCAGCACCGCTGCCCACAAAGATATGATACAGAACTGTATGGCTCAAGATTTCTCATGGAAG GGTCCAGCTAAACTATGGGAAGAATCTCTGTTGGGATTGGGAGTCGATAACAGCCAACCTGGACGAGAAGGGGAGGAAATCGCTCCTCTCGCCAAGGAAAACGTTGCCACTCCTTGA
- the LOC111783917 gene encoding ubiquitin carboxyl-terminal hydrolase 9-like isoform X2 — MTVPASGFMMENGGSSCLPLPPDVENRIVTDLGKESESNLQEGNLYYVVSNRWFRRWQLYVGQPTEEFPSKDHSSDSQHCNMVPSNVVERPGPIDNSDIVVNGSDSENNDLELKRFLEERRDYVLVPSAVWEKLYDWYKGGPPLPRKLISQGVTQKNFFVEVYLLCLKLIDSRDGSECIIRLSKKATVFDLREKVFALKGIKQEKACIWDYFNQHKQSVLDATSQTLEELNLQMDQHILLEVDGPTQTGMDATRNELALVALEPSRSSLSIAGGPVMSNGHSSSYGYQGSSLSSSVSDMDDRSDLSNTAKKREKGGLAGLQNLGNTCFMNSALQCLVHTPPLVEYFLQDYSEEINADNPLGMHGELAIAFGDLLRKLWSLGQTTIAPRAFKGKLARFAPQFSGYNQHDSQELLAFLLDGLHEDLNRVKRKPYFETKDYDGRPDAEVADECWRYHRARNDSLIVDVCQGQYKSTLVCPVCGKISITFDPFMYLSLPLPSTVTRSVTVTVFYGDGSGLPMPYTVTVQRHGCIKDLTLALTIACCLTIDENLLLAEVYDHRIYKYFDNPLESVTSIKDEEYLVAYRLPKRESGRPKLEIIHRSLERCSTDRLKGMERKLFGTPLVTYLGEEFRSGADINAAVSKILVPLKRTYSSTKAHSSKENGFVSEMNDEPANCSPRSVSQSIDIEEEETSSEKEPSFQLLLTDDRGLSCKPIDKDSAIKYGPLIKVFLDWTDREHELYDVSYIKDLPPVHQTRFMKKTRQEAISLFSCLEAFLTEEPLGPDDMWYCPRCKEHRQATKKLDLWKLPEIIVFHLKRFSYSRYLKNKLDTFVDFPIHNLDLSKYVKSNDGKSYLYNLYAISNHYGGLGGGHYTAYAKLIDEKRWYHFDDSHVSPVGEEEIKTSAAYLLFYQRVEN; from the exons ATGACCGTTCCTGCTTCCGGTTTTATGATGGAAAACGGCGGATCAAGCTGCCTGCCACTCCCACCAGATGTCGAGAATCGGATCGTCACCGACCTGGGGAAGGAATCCGAGTCTAATTTGCAAGAAGGCAATCTCTACTATGTTGTTTCTAATCG GTGGTTTAGAAGATGGCAGTTATATGTTGGACAGCCTACTGAAGAATTTCCTAGCAAAGATCATTCTTCTGATTCCCAACACTGTAATATGGTTCCTTCAAACGTGGTAGAAAGGCCCGGTCCTATTGACAATTCAGATATAGTCGTTAATGGAAGTGATTCTGAGAATAATGATTTAGAGCTAAAAAGATTTTTGGAGGAACGACGGGATTATGTTTTGGTTCCCAGTGCAGTTTGGGAAAAACTGTATGATTG GTACAAAGGGGGGCCACCGTTACCAAGAAAGTTGATATCCCAAGGTGTCActcaaaagaatttttttgtgGAGGTTTATCTACTTTGTCTAAAATTGATTGATTCCAGAGATGGAAGTGAATGTATCATACGATTGAGCAAGAAG GCCACCGTATTTGATCTTCGTGAGAAGGTGTTTGCACTTAAAGGAATAAAGCAGGAAAAG GCGTGTATATGGGATTACTTCAACCAGCATAAACAATCAGTATTGGATgcgacaagccaaaccctcgAAGAACTAAACTTGCAGATGGATCAACAT ATCCTCCTTGAAGTTGATGGACCTACTCAGACTGGCATGGATGCCACTCGAAATGAGTTAGCTTTGGTAGCTCTTGAACCTTCAAGATCATCTCTGTCAATTGCAGGGGGGCCAGTGATGTCAAATGGACATTCATCCAGTTATGGTTATCAGGGAAGTTCTTTGAGCTCATCAGTTTCTGACATGGATGACAGAAGTGATCTTAGTAATACtgcaaagaaaagagagaagggTGGTTTGGCAGGGTTGCAGAATTTAGGAAATACATGTTTCATGAACAGTGCCCTTCAATGTTTAGTTCACACGCCACCTCTTGTAGAGTATTTTTTACAAGATTATTCTGAAGAGATCAATGCAGATAATCCGTTGGGAATGCAC GGAGAGTTAGCCATTGCTTTTGGGGACTTGTTGAGGAAATTATGGTCGCTGGGACAGACCACAATTGCACCACGTGCATTTAAGGGGAAGTTGGCTCGTTTTGCTCCTCAGTTCAGTGGTTATAACCAGCATGATTCCCAA GAACTTCTTGCCTTCTTACTGGATGGACTGCATGAAGATTTGAATCGTGTTAAACGGAAGccttattttgaaacaaaggaTTATGATGGTCGTCCAGATGCAGAAGTTGCAGATGAGTGTTGGAGATACCATAGAGCACGAAATGATTCTTTGATTGTAGATGTTTGTCAA GGTCAATATAAGTCGACATTGGTTTGTCCAGTATGTGGAAAAATCTCAATTACTTTTGATCCATTTATGTATTTATCATTGCCGCTACCTTCAACTGTCACTCGCAGTGTGACAGTGACTGTGTTCTATGGTGACGGTAGTGGTCTTCCAATGCCATACACTGTGACAGTGCAAAGACATGGTTGTATCAAAGATCTCACCCTTGCATTGACTATTGCATGCTGCTTGACGATTGATGAAAATCTTCTGCTTGCAGAG GTTTATGATCACCgtatttacaaatattttgataaCCCTCTTGAATCTGTGACTTCTATTAAAGATGAAGAGTATCTAGTTGCATATCGCCTTCCAAAAAGGGAGTCTGGAAGACCAAAGCTCGAGATCATTCACAGATCGCTGGAAAG ATGCTCAACTGACCGCCTGAAGGGAATGGAGAGAAAGCTTTTTGGAACTCCTCTAGTCACATATTTGGGAGAAGAGTTCCGTAGTGGAGCCGACATTAATGCAGCTGTGTCTAAGATCCTCGTTCCTTTGAAAAGAACGTACTCTTCAACTAAAGCTCATAGTAGCAAAGAAAATGGCTTCGTTTCtgaaatgaatgatgaacCAGCCAACTGCAGTCCTCGGTCTGTTTCCCAGTCAATTGACattgaagaagaggaaacaTCATCTGAGAAAGAGCCATcctttcaacttcttttaaCAGATGATAGGGGTTTGAGCTGCAAGCCAATTGACAAGGATTCTGCTATAAAGTATGGTCCACTTATAAAGGTTTTCTTGGATTGGACCGACAGAGAACATGAATTATATGATGTGAGCTACATCAAGGATCTTCCTCCCGTTCACCAGACAAGGTTCATGAAGAAAACGCGGCAGGAAGcaatatctttattttcttgcttgGAAGCCTTCCTTACTGAAGAGCCTTTAGGTCCTGATGATATGTG GTACTGCCCTAGGTGCAAGGAGCATAGACAGGCTACAAAGAAGTTAGACTTGTGGAAGTTGCCAGAGATTATTGTTTTTCACTTGAAACGTTTTTCATACAGCAGATATCTCAAAAACAAGCTCGACACCTTTGTGGATTTCCCTATTCACAATCTTGATTTGAGTAAATATGTCAAAAGCAATGATGGGAAGTCTTACTTGTACAACCTATATGCCATTAGCAACCATTATGGTGGTCTTGGCGGTGGTCACTACACTGCATACGCAAAG TTAATCGATGAGAAGAGATGGTACCACTTCGATGACAGTCATGTTTCCCCAGTTGGCGAAGAAGAGATAAAGACATCGGCTGCTTATTTGTTGTTCTATCAAAGAGTTGAAAATTGA
- the LOC111783920 gene encoding uncharacterized protein LOC111783920: MKGSCTLLASVLAASTMAFSSSSSSSNEDRDLALNPPSREGFVSESGSNRGCGSDASAEKEKFAPRFDGLRFIETLVTAHR, from the exons ATGAAAGGCTCCTGCACGTTACTCGCTTCGGTCCTCGCCGCTTCGACCATGgctttctcctcctcttcgTCCTCCTCTAATGAAGATCGTGACCTCGCTCTTAATCCTCCCTCTCGAGAG GGCTTCGTTTCGGAATCCGGTTCTAACAGAGGTTGCGGTTCGGATGCGTCAGCGGAGAAGGAGAAATTTGCGCCGAGGTTCGATGGATTGAGGTTCATTGAGACTTTGGTAACTGCTCATAGATAA
- the LOC111783921 gene encoding uncharacterized protein LOC111783921, producing MMAVDSFLLESAGPPTAYDSVFMILMFVARLWVGIIVGVLVGWIWKPKWVDSHKGLFISSQLKDNLPTSCFVGSISSLNSLNILPKCLNLTSNCGDEQEEQEEQEEQEEQEEQEVVASISSSSAPAELTEEDFKYLYKLVEEKDGGPSWIQMMDRSTSTMSYQAWRRDPERGPPQYRSRTIFEDATAEMVRDLFWDDEFRMKWDDMLISARTLEQCPTTGNMTVHWVRKFPFFCSDRDYTIGRRIWESGQSYYCVTKSVPCSLIPRQKKPKRVDLYYSSWCIRAAESRRGNGELSACEVILFHYEDMGIPWEIAKLGIRQGMWGAVKKIDPALRAYQKHRASEAPLSNCAVMANINTKMSSEYVMRCSEDASDNDDGSSEVRSLEQPSEKPAAGKNLPKLIMVGGAIALACSLDHGLLTKAVVFGVARRCLNIAKR from the exons ATGATGGCGGTGGACTCGTTCTTGTTGGAGTCGGCGGGGCCTCCCACTGCCTACGATTCAGTGttcatgattttgatgtttGTTGCTCGTTTGTGGGTGGGGATTATTGTGGGAGTGCTTGTGGGATGGATTTGGAAGCCCAAATGGGTGGATTCCCATAAGGGTTTGTTCATTTCGTCCCAGTTGAAGGATAATCTGCCGACATCTTGCTTCGTGGGATCAATTTCTAGTTTGAATTCCTTGAACATTCTGCCTAAATGCTTGAATTTGACGTCAAATTGTGGagatgaacaagaagaacaagaagaacaagaagaacaagaagaacaagaagaacaagaagttGTAGCTTCTATCTCCAG TTCATCAGCACCAGCTGAGCTAACGGAGGAGGATTTTAAGTATTTGTACAAGCTTGTTGAGGAGAAAGATGGAGGGCCGTCATGGATTCAGATGATGGATCGTTCTACCTCTACCATGAGCTATCAAGCATGGCGGAGAGACCCTGAG AGGGGGCCGCCGCAGTACCGAAGTCGAACGATTTTTGAGGATGCGACGGCTGAGATGGTGAGGGATCTGTTTTGGGATGATGAATTTAGAATGAAATGGGATGATATGCTTATAAGTGCTCGAACATTGGAGCAATGTCCGACCACAGGGAACATGACTGTCCACTGGGTGCGCAAG TTCCCTTTCTTCTGCAGCGATCGAGACTACACGATCGGACGAAGAATCTGGGAGTCGGGACAGTCGTATTACTGTGTGACGAAG AGCGTACCTTGTTCCTTGATACCAAGACAGAAGAAGCCAAAACGAGTTGACCTTTACTATTCAAGTTGGTGCATCCGTGCAG CTGAATCTAGAAGGGGCAACGGCGAGCTGAGTGCGTGCGAGGTGATACTATTTCACTACGAAGACATGGGTATCCCATGGGAAATTGCAAAGCTGGGGATCAGGCAAGGGATGTGGGGAGCCGTCAAGAAGATCGATCCCGCTTTACGTGCGTATCAGAAGCATAGAGCTTCCGAAGCGCCGCTTTCAAACTGTGCTGTGATGGCTAATATCAACACAAAGATGAGTTCAGAGTATGTGATGAGATGCTCAGAAGATGCATCTGATAATGATGATGGTTCCTCAGAGGTCAGAAGTTTGGAGCAGCCCTCTGAGAAACCAGCAGCAGGGAAGAACTTGCCAAAGCTTATTATGGTGGGCGGAGCGATCGCCCTGGCCTGCAGCCTCGATCATGGCCTCTTAACCAAAGCGGTCGTGTTCGGAGTCGCCCGAAGATGTTTGAACATTGCAAAGAGATGA
- the LOC111783917 gene encoding ubiquitin carboxyl-terminal hydrolase 9-like isoform X1: MTVPASGFMMENGGSSCLPLPPDVENRIVTDLGKESESNLQEGNLYYVVSNRWFRRWQLYVGQPTEEFPSKDHSSDSQHCNMVPSNVVERPGPIDNSDIVVNGSDSENNDLELKRFLEERRDYVLVPSAVWEKLYDWYKGGPPLPRKLISQGVTQKNFFVEVYLLCLKLIDSRDGSECIIRLSKKATVFDLREKVFALKGIKQEKQACIWDYFNQHKQSVLDATSQTLEELNLQMDQHILLEVDGPTQTGMDATRNELALVALEPSRSSLSIAGGPVMSNGHSSSYGYQGSSLSSSVSDMDDRSDLSNTAKKREKGGLAGLQNLGNTCFMNSALQCLVHTPPLVEYFLQDYSEEINADNPLGMHGELAIAFGDLLRKLWSLGQTTIAPRAFKGKLARFAPQFSGYNQHDSQELLAFLLDGLHEDLNRVKRKPYFETKDYDGRPDAEVADECWRYHRARNDSLIVDVCQGQYKSTLVCPVCGKISITFDPFMYLSLPLPSTVTRSVTVTVFYGDGSGLPMPYTVTVQRHGCIKDLTLALTIACCLTIDENLLLAEVYDHRIYKYFDNPLESVTSIKDEEYLVAYRLPKRESGRPKLEIIHRSLERCSTDRLKGMERKLFGTPLVTYLGEEFRSGADINAAVSKILVPLKRTYSSTKAHSSKENGFVSEMNDEPANCSPRSVSQSIDIEEEETSSEKEPSFQLLLTDDRGLSCKPIDKDSAIKYGPLIKVFLDWTDREHELYDVSYIKDLPPVHQTRFMKKTRQEAISLFSCLEAFLTEEPLGPDDMWYCPRCKEHRQATKKLDLWKLPEIIVFHLKRFSYSRYLKNKLDTFVDFPIHNLDLSKYVKSNDGKSYLYNLYAISNHYGGLGGGHYTAYAKLIDEKRWYHFDDSHVSPVGEEEIKTSAAYLLFYQRVEN; encoded by the exons ATGACCGTTCCTGCTTCCGGTTTTATGATGGAAAACGGCGGATCAAGCTGCCTGCCACTCCCACCAGATGTCGAGAATCGGATCGTCACCGACCTGGGGAAGGAATCCGAGTCTAATTTGCAAGAAGGCAATCTCTACTATGTTGTTTCTAATCG GTGGTTTAGAAGATGGCAGTTATATGTTGGACAGCCTACTGAAGAATTTCCTAGCAAAGATCATTCTTCTGATTCCCAACACTGTAATATGGTTCCTTCAAACGTGGTAGAAAGGCCCGGTCCTATTGACAATTCAGATATAGTCGTTAATGGAAGTGATTCTGAGAATAATGATTTAGAGCTAAAAAGATTTTTGGAGGAACGACGGGATTATGTTTTGGTTCCCAGTGCAGTTTGGGAAAAACTGTATGATTG GTACAAAGGGGGGCCACCGTTACCAAGAAAGTTGATATCCCAAGGTGTCActcaaaagaatttttttgtgGAGGTTTATCTACTTTGTCTAAAATTGATTGATTCCAGAGATGGAAGTGAATGTATCATACGATTGAGCAAGAAG GCCACCGTATTTGATCTTCGTGAGAAGGTGTTTGCACTTAAAGGAATAAAGCAGGAAAAG CAGGCGTGTATATGGGATTACTTCAACCAGCATAAACAATCAGTATTGGATgcgacaagccaaaccctcgAAGAACTAAACTTGCAGATGGATCAACAT ATCCTCCTTGAAGTTGATGGACCTACTCAGACTGGCATGGATGCCACTCGAAATGAGTTAGCTTTGGTAGCTCTTGAACCTTCAAGATCATCTCTGTCAATTGCAGGGGGGCCAGTGATGTCAAATGGACATTCATCCAGTTATGGTTATCAGGGAAGTTCTTTGAGCTCATCAGTTTCTGACATGGATGACAGAAGTGATCTTAGTAATACtgcaaagaaaagagagaagggTGGTTTGGCAGGGTTGCAGAATTTAGGAAATACATGTTTCATGAACAGTGCCCTTCAATGTTTAGTTCACACGCCACCTCTTGTAGAGTATTTTTTACAAGATTATTCTGAAGAGATCAATGCAGATAATCCGTTGGGAATGCAC GGAGAGTTAGCCATTGCTTTTGGGGACTTGTTGAGGAAATTATGGTCGCTGGGACAGACCACAATTGCACCACGTGCATTTAAGGGGAAGTTGGCTCGTTTTGCTCCTCAGTTCAGTGGTTATAACCAGCATGATTCCCAA GAACTTCTTGCCTTCTTACTGGATGGACTGCATGAAGATTTGAATCGTGTTAAACGGAAGccttattttgaaacaaaggaTTATGATGGTCGTCCAGATGCAGAAGTTGCAGATGAGTGTTGGAGATACCATAGAGCACGAAATGATTCTTTGATTGTAGATGTTTGTCAA GGTCAATATAAGTCGACATTGGTTTGTCCAGTATGTGGAAAAATCTCAATTACTTTTGATCCATTTATGTATTTATCATTGCCGCTACCTTCAACTGTCACTCGCAGTGTGACAGTGACTGTGTTCTATGGTGACGGTAGTGGTCTTCCAATGCCATACACTGTGACAGTGCAAAGACATGGTTGTATCAAAGATCTCACCCTTGCATTGACTATTGCATGCTGCTTGACGATTGATGAAAATCTTCTGCTTGCAGAG GTTTATGATCACCgtatttacaaatattttgataaCCCTCTTGAATCTGTGACTTCTATTAAAGATGAAGAGTATCTAGTTGCATATCGCCTTCCAAAAAGGGAGTCTGGAAGACCAAAGCTCGAGATCATTCACAGATCGCTGGAAAG ATGCTCAACTGACCGCCTGAAGGGAATGGAGAGAAAGCTTTTTGGAACTCCTCTAGTCACATATTTGGGAGAAGAGTTCCGTAGTGGAGCCGACATTAATGCAGCTGTGTCTAAGATCCTCGTTCCTTTGAAAAGAACGTACTCTTCAACTAAAGCTCATAGTAGCAAAGAAAATGGCTTCGTTTCtgaaatgaatgatgaacCAGCCAACTGCAGTCCTCGGTCTGTTTCCCAGTCAATTGACattgaagaagaggaaacaTCATCTGAGAAAGAGCCATcctttcaacttcttttaaCAGATGATAGGGGTTTGAGCTGCAAGCCAATTGACAAGGATTCTGCTATAAAGTATGGTCCACTTATAAAGGTTTTCTTGGATTGGACCGACAGAGAACATGAATTATATGATGTGAGCTACATCAAGGATCTTCCTCCCGTTCACCAGACAAGGTTCATGAAGAAAACGCGGCAGGAAGcaatatctttattttcttgcttgGAAGCCTTCCTTACTGAAGAGCCTTTAGGTCCTGATGATATGTG GTACTGCCCTAGGTGCAAGGAGCATAGACAGGCTACAAAGAAGTTAGACTTGTGGAAGTTGCCAGAGATTATTGTTTTTCACTTGAAACGTTTTTCATACAGCAGATATCTCAAAAACAAGCTCGACACCTTTGTGGATTTCCCTATTCACAATCTTGATTTGAGTAAATATGTCAAAAGCAATGATGGGAAGTCTTACTTGTACAACCTATATGCCATTAGCAACCATTATGGTGGTCTTGGCGGTGGTCACTACACTGCATACGCAAAG TTAATCGATGAGAAGAGATGGTACCACTTCGATGACAGTCATGTTTCCCCAGTTGGCGAAGAAGAGATAAAGACATCGGCTGCTTATTTGTTGTTCTATCAAAGAGTTGAAAATTGA
- the LOC111783919 gene encoding glucan endo-1,3-beta-glucosidase 11-like, with protein MELRRFGFEQCSSCILFLVSGLLLLPVMVSSVGVNYGQIANNLPTPENVIPLVKSIGATKVKLYDASPKVLRAFANTSVEFIVGLGNEYLAKMKNTACAQEWVKNNVQAYLPGTKITSIFVGNEVLTFNDTSLNDNLLPAMQSVHTALVNLGLDKQVAVTTAHSLAILETSYPPSAGIFRNDLVDCLVPILDFQVKIGSPFLINAYPYFAYKANPKQVSLDFVLFQPNQGVLDPGSNLRYDNMLFAQIDAVYSALDAVGYKKLPVHISETGWPSKGDDDEAGATPENAKKYNGNLLKYICQKKGTPLRPSSDLNIYVFALFNENMKPGPTSERNYGLFKPDGTPVYQLGFSHTDDVGNGTHGSSSAQPSPSGSPTTSSTGYLAISSATERSHWLGSFSASLFLMLFKLLLL; from the exons ATGGAGCTGAGAAGGTTCGGATTCGAACAATGCAGTTCGTGCATTCTGTTTCTGGTTTCAG GTTTGTTGTTGCTGCCTGTTATGGTGAGTTCTGTTGGAGTGAACTATGGTCAGATAGCGAACAATCTTCCTACTCCGGAGAATGTAATCCCGCTGGTGAAATCAATTGGAGCTACGAAGGTGAAGCTGTACGATGCGAGTCCGAAGGTTCTTCGCGCATTTGCTAATACGAGCGTGGAGTTTATAGTCGGACTTGGAAACGAGTATTTGGCCAAAATGAAGAATACGGCGTGTGCTCAAGAGTGGGTGAAGAATAATGTTCAAGCGTACTTGCCTGGCACTAAAATCACTTCAATCTTCGTCGGAAATGAGGTATTAACCTTCAATGACACTTCTCTTAATGATAATTTACTACCGGCGATGCAGAGCGTGCACACGGCGCTCGTAAATCTAGGGCTAGATAAGCAGGTGGCTGTGACGACAGCGCATTCTTTGGCAATACTTGAAACTTCATATCCGCCTTCCGCCGGAATCTTCCGGAATGATTTAGTTGATTGTTTGGTACCAATCTTGGATTTCCAAGTCAAGATCGGCTCCCCGTTCTTGATCAATGCGTACCCTTACTTCGCGTACAAGGCGAATCCGAAGCAGGTTTCGCTTGATTTCGTCCTCTTCCAACCGAACCAAGGGGTTTTAGATCCCGGTTCGAATCTTCGCTACGACAACATGTTGTTCGCACAGATCGACGCGGTTTACTCTGCTCTCGACGCTGTTGGTTACAAGAAACTTCCTGTTCACATCTCGGAGACCGGATGGCCGTCGAAGGGAGATGACGACGAGGCCGGTGCGACCCCGGAGAATGCAAAGAAGTACAATGGGAACCTTCTCAAGTACATCTGCCAGAAGAAGGGAACGCCATTGAGGCCGAGCTCGGACCTCAACATTTATGTTTTTGCTTTATTCAATGAGAATATGAAGCCTGGACCAACTTCGGAGAGGAATTATGGGCTCTTTAAGCCTGACGGTACGCCGGTGTATCAGCTCGGATTTTCCCATACCGACGACGTTGGAAACGGGACTCATGGCAGTTCCAGCGCGCAGCCTTCGCCGTCGGGATCTCCCACTACCTCCTCAACTGGTTATTTGGCCATTTCCTCCGCCACG GAGAGAAGCCATTGGCTTGGTTCCTTCTCAGCGAGCCTGTTTCTGATGCTGTTCAAGTTGCTGCTACTTTGA